Proteins co-encoded in one Neovison vison isolate M4711 chromosome 9, ASM_NN_V1, whole genome shotgun sequence genomic window:
- the LOC122917112 gene encoding beta-lactoglobulin-1-like codes for MKCLQLALGLALVCGLQAIDIPQATRNLDLQKVAGMWHSMAMAASDISLLDSETAPLRVYVQELRPTPENNLEIILRKREDNKCVEKKVFAEKTDCAAKFNIKDPENEVFVLDTDYDNYLFFCVESTGAAQLRLMCQYLARTLKVDNEVMQKFDKALKTLPVHIRLFLNLTRVEEQCRV; via the exons ATGAAGTGTCTCCAGCTCGCCCTGGGCCTGGCCCTTGTGTGTGGCCTCCAGGCCATCGACATCCCCCAGGCCACGAGGAACCTGGACCTGCAGAAG GTGGCTGGGATGTGGCACTCCATGGCCATGGCGGCCAGCGACATCTCCCTCCTGGACTCCGAGACCGCCCCCCTGAGAGTGTACGTCCAGGAGCTGAGACCCACCCCCGAGAACAACCTGGAGATCATTCTGCGCAAACG GGAAGACAACAAGTGTGTTGAGAAGAAGGTCTTTGCGGAGAAAACGGATTGCGCAGCCAAGTTCAACATCAAAG ATCCGGAGAACGAGGTCTTCGTGCTCGACACCGACTATGACAACTACCTTTTCTTCTGCGTGGAGAGCACGGGCGCCGCCCAGCTGAGACTGATGTGCCAGTACCTGG CCAGGACCCTGAAGGTCGACAACGAGGTCATGCAGAAATTCGACAAAGCCCTCAAGACCCTGCCCGTGCACATCCGGCTCTTCCTCAACCTGACGCGGGTGGAAG AGCAGTGCCGCGTCTAG